In Sulfurimonas sp. hsl 1-7, the DNA window GCACTTTGTAAACTTTTTTCATCACCCATTTTTGCATAAGAGTTCCCGATATTTCCGTATTTGTTTGCTTCTGAATCATCATCTATAAAGTGTGCTTTTGTATAGTGTTCAATCGCTTTTTTATACTCTTTTTGTCTATATAGGGCATTTGCACTGTTATAGTAACTTGCATCGTCTTTATGGGTTGTTGCATAGTTTTTGTAAAGCTCTTGTGCTTTTTTGTACTCTTTGTTTTCATAGGCACTTTTTGCATTGTCCAGGTCAACAAAATCCAATACACCCGCTTTGAGGTTTGTACCTCCAAATAGTGCTAGGGCTAATAAGATAGTTGCAGGTACTTCAACATGTTGGCGTTTACTCATTGATGATGTTGCAATCAGAAAAATTATCATTGCCAAACCTAACGGATAGTAAAAGAGTGGAATATACTTCTCAATCTTTTTCGATTTTAACTCTTTTTGCTTCGCGATCGATTCGATCTCGCTTATCATCTTTTTAATATCCTGATCGGAGTTCACACTCTGGATATACACACCGCCTGTATTAACAGCCAGTTCGGAGATATTTTCATTTAGTTTTGAGATCACTATATCACCGTTTTGTTTGATAAACTCACCGTTTTTCTCTCTGATCGGAGCACCTTGAGGAGTTGCTACACCAATTACAAAGAGAACAATATTGTTCTCTTTAGCAAATGCTATCTCCTCTGAGAACTCCTCTTTATCACCCCCGTCACTTAAAACCAGAAGGTACTTTTGCTTATCACTCTCTATATTATTTTTGACAACTTCAAGCATTGAGAGAAGACTTGTTCCCTTCTCTGTTATTGAATCGGTATCGAGCTTATCGAGTAAAAAAGAGACCGCACTGTGATCGAAACTAAGAGGAGAGACAAGGTAAGAGTTTTTCGCATACGCGATCACACTTACACGCTCATTGGGTGCCATTTTTAACAACTCCAAAGCTTTGTGTTTTGCAAGTTTCAACCTGTTTGGATAAAGATCTTCTGCAAGCATCGAATCAGATATATCTAAAGCCAAAATAATATCTGCACTTTTAGCCTGAATCTCTATTTCCCCCTCTTTGATCACAGGAGATGCCAATGCAATTACCATCAAAACCGCCATTAAAAAAAAGAGTGCATTTCGGGCTCTTAGTGTCAATGTATTTGCACTCACACGCAGTTTTTGCATCACGGGCTCAGAGAAGAAAGTTGCCTGTGACTCCTTTTGTGTCAGTAAAAGAACAAAGAGTATAAATACAGGCGGAAGCATATAGTATAAAAACTCCGGATGTAAAAAGCTCATCACATACCTCCCCGTTTATTTCTCAAATAGACATAAAACATTAACGATAAAAGGGCCACGAAAAGAGGATAAAAATAGTAGTACTGTTTATAGGTAAAAGTCTCATTCTTGATCTCCGATTTCTCTAGCTTATCGATCTTCTCATAGATCTCTTTAAGCTGTGAAGCGTTTGAAGCGCCGTATGCTACACCACCCGTATCTTGCGCTATTTTAGATAGTACCGCGCGGTTATATTCATTGGGTGCACCCACTCCGATCGGATATACTTTAATCCCCTCTTTTTTAGCCATATCAAGGGCAACATCAAGGGGAATCTTATCAACCCCTGCCGTTGAATACCCGTCTGTTAAAAGAATTGCTATTTTTGTTTTAGAATCACTCTCTTTTAAGAGGTGAACACCTTGTGCCAGTCCCTCATAAAGTGCCGTGTATTTTCCTGCGATCCCTTCATGAAGCTGCATAACCAGTGAAGAGAGAATGTTTTTATCGTAAGTAAGCGGTGAAGCGATAAAAGAGTACTGCCCAAAGACAACAAGCCCCATATTATCGTTCTCCCTTTTTTGGATAAAGTCGCTTACTATATTTTTGACAATATCAAAACGACTTGATCCCGGGTTTAACATATCAAATCCGCGCTGAGCCATAGATTCCGATGCATCTAAAATAAGTGCTATCTCGTACCCCTGCTTAGGTTTTAACTCATAGGGCTCGTCTTTTACCGGTGACATCAAAGCCAACACCATCATAACGATGCCAAGCCATTTGAGTAAAAACAGAAGTTTTGAGCTAGCTATAGAGTTTTTTATAAACTGTGTGGAGTGGGGAAAATAGATAGAGGGTAATCTCATTTTACACAGCGTCTCACACGCTATGTAAAAAAAGATCACAAATGCGATCTTAGGGAACTCAAAATAGATGCCATCAAACATCTAACATCCCCTTATATACATCGATCTGTCGTAATGTTTCACCATCGAAAGGTTCAACACTTTTTTTATACTTATACGGTTCCAACTTCTCCACC includes these proteins:
- a CDS encoding VWA domain-containing protein — protein: MSFLHPEFLYYMLPPVFILFVLLLTQKESQATFFSEPVMQKLRVSANTLTLRARNALFFLMAVLMVIALASPVIKEGEIEIQAKSADIILALDISDSMLAEDLYPNRLKLAKHKALELLKMAPNERVSVIAYAKNSYLVSPLSFDHSAVSFLLDKLDTDSITEKGTSLLSMLEVVKNNIESDKQKYLLVLSDGGDKEEFSEEIAFAKENNIVLFVIGVATPQGAPIREKNGEFIKQNGDIVISKLNENISELAVNTGGVYIQSVNSDQDIKKMISEIESIAKQKELKSKKIEKYIPLFYYPLGLAMIIFLIATSSMSKRQHVEVPATILLALALFGGTNLKAGVLDFVDLDNAKSAYENKEYKKAQELYKNYATTHKDDASYYNSANALYRQKEYKKAIEHYTKAHFIDDDSEANKYGNIGNSYAKMGDEKSLQSAIDAYKKSLKLKDDKDIRENLEAVEKALKKRKQQQENKKNQDQKQQNKDQKDQKKNNDEQKKEQNDQQQNQGDSKEKQQNKKQDEKQKSEQKKQEENKKENEQEKQKESEQQKQENKEEKLDPQNSSAAQAHKQDTMSDAEEKKWLKALNHKQKTFLYQLNQDQKIQRSEDEKPW
- a CDS encoding vWA domain-containing protein; amino-acid sequence: MFDGIYFEFPKIAFVIFFYIACETLCKMRLPSIYFPHSTQFIKNSIASSKLLFLLKWLGIVMMVLALMSPVKDEPYELKPKQGYEIALILDASESMAQRGFDMLNPGSSRFDIVKNIVSDFIQKRENDNMGLVVFGQYSFIASPLTYDKNILSSLVMQLHEGIAGKYTALYEGLAQGVHLLKESDSKTKIAILLTDGYSTAGVDKIPLDVALDMAKKEGIKVYPIGVGAPNEYNRAVLSKIAQDTGGVAYGASNASQLKEIYEKIDKLEKSEIKNETFTYKQYYYFYPLFVALLSLMFYVYLRNKRGGM